Proteins encoded within one genomic window of Streptomyces kaniharaensis:
- a CDS encoding Crp/Fnr family transcriptional regulator, translating into MDDVLRRAALFAALDDEQAGELRASMTEVTLARGESLFHEGDPGDRLYVVAEGKVKLHRASPDGRENMLAVLGPSEMIGELSLFDPGPRTATASALTEVKLLGLGHGDLQPWLHARPEVSIALLRAIARRLRRTNDVMSDLVFSDVPGRVAKALLDLSRRFGVQSDEGIHVAHDLTQEELAQLVGASRETVNKALADFAGRGWLKLEARAVVLMDVERLSRRSR; encoded by the coding sequence CGGCGCGCCGCACTCTTCGCGGCACTCGACGACGAACAGGCCGGCGAGCTGCGCGCTTCCATGACCGAGGTCACCCTCGCCCGTGGTGAGTCGCTGTTCCACGAGGGCGACCCGGGCGACCGGCTGTACGTCGTCGCCGAGGGCAAGGTCAAGCTCCACCGCGCCTCGCCGGACGGACGCGAGAACATGCTCGCCGTCCTCGGCCCCAGCGAGATGATCGGCGAGCTGTCCCTGTTCGACCCGGGCCCGCGCACCGCGACCGCCAGCGCGCTGACCGAGGTCAAGCTGCTCGGCCTCGGCCACGGCGACCTCCAGCCCTGGCTGCACGCCCGCCCCGAGGTGTCCATCGCACTGCTGCGGGCCATCGCCCGCCGCCTGCGCCGCACCAACGACGTGATGTCCGACCTGGTCTTCTCCGACGTGCCCGGCCGCGTCGCCAAGGCCCTGCTGGACCTCTCCCGCCGCTTCGGCGTGCAGTCCGACGAGGGCATCCACGTCGCCCACGACCTCACCCAGGAGGAGCTGGCCCAGCTGGTCGGCGCCTCCCGCGAGACGGTCAACAAGGCGCTCGCCGACTTCGCCGGCCGCGGCTGGCTGAAGCTGGAGGCGCGTGCGGTGGTCCTGATGGACGTCGAGCGGCTGTCGCGCCGCTCGCGCTGA
- a CDS encoding MBL fold metallo-hydrolase, protein MSGLLPGDPAAGVGGEATPRALCVLAPNPSPMTLDGTNTWLLSEPGSDLAVVIDPGPLHEGHLRRVIDLAEQQGKRVALTLLTHGHPDHSEGAARFAELTGTEVRALDPAYRLGSEGLVNGQRLDVGGLDLRVVATPGHTSDSLTFHLPDDGAILTGDTVLGRGTTMVAHPDGRLGDYLDSLRRLHTMASRHGVRTVLPGHGPVLADALGAVDYYLAHRATRLAQVETAVEAGCRTTSEVVARVYADVDRSLWPAAELSVRAQLEYLEEHGLIPDLD, encoded by the coding sequence GTGAGCGGACTCCTCCCGGGTGACCCCGCCGCCGGCGTCGGCGGCGAGGCCACCCCCCGTGCACTCTGCGTGCTGGCGCCCAACCCGTCGCCGATGACGCTGGACGGCACCAACACCTGGCTGCTCTCCGAGCCCGGCTCGGACCTCGCGGTGGTGATCGACCCGGGCCCGTTGCACGAGGGCCACCTGCGCCGGGTGATCGACCTCGCGGAGCAGCAGGGCAAGCGCGTCGCGCTCACCCTGCTCACCCACGGCCACCCCGACCACTCCGAGGGCGCGGCCCGCTTCGCCGAGCTCACCGGCACCGAGGTCCGCGCCCTGGACCCGGCGTACCGGCTCGGCTCGGAGGGCCTGGTCAACGGGCAGCGCCTGGACGTCGGCGGCCTGGACCTGCGGGTGGTCGCCACCCCCGGCCACACCTCGGACTCGCTGACCTTCCACCTGCCCGACGACGGCGCGATCCTCACCGGCGACACCGTTCTCGGCCGCGGCACCACGATGGTCGCCCACCCCGACGGGCGGCTCGGCGACTACCTGGACTCGCTGCGCCGCCTGCACACCATGGCCTCCCGGCACGGCGTGCGGACCGTGCTGCCCGGTCACGGACCGGTGCTCGCGGACGCGCTGGGCGCCGTCGACTACTACCTCGCCCACCGGGCCACCCGGCTCGCTCAGGTGGAGACGGCGGTCGAGGCGGGCTGCCGGACCACGTCCGAGGTGGTGGCCCGGGTCTACGCGGACGTCGACCGCTCGCTCTGGCCGGCCGCCGAGCTGTCCGTCCGGGCCCAGCTGGAGTACCTGGAGGAGCACGGGCTGATCCCCGACCTCGACTGA
- a CDS encoding NUDIX hydrolase, protein MDHRATTLPMPPGWPARIRALDSGVLTPPVPRPAATVVLLRDAAAGPEAYLLRRRTSMAFAAGMYAYPGGGVDPRDAEAELAWAGPGPQEWARRLGVDARTAQAVVCAAVRETFEEAGVLLAGPDAGSIAEPRDWSAERAALEAHELSFADFLREHGLVLRSDLLGGWARWITPAFEERRYDTWFFVAALPSGQRAALEVGEADRVAWMTPTEAVRGYDEGRFGMLPPTVTVLRELSPVRTASDALAAAGRRTLDPVLGRAEVRGDRMTVRWPGYDELTIDGDFPEA, encoded by the coding sequence ATGGACCATCGAGCAACGACGCTCCCGATGCCGCCCGGCTGGCCTGCCCGGATCCGGGCGCTCGACTCCGGCGTGCTGACCCCGCCGGTGCCCCGGCCCGCCGCGACGGTCGTGCTGCTGCGCGACGCCGCCGCCGGACCGGAGGCCTACCTGCTGCGCCGCCGCACCTCGATGGCCTTCGCCGCCGGCATGTACGCCTACCCGGGCGGCGGGGTGGACCCGCGGGACGCCGAGGCCGAGCTGGCCTGGGCCGGGCCGGGCCCGCAGGAGTGGGCGCGGCGGCTCGGCGTGGACGCCCGGACGGCGCAGGCGGTGGTCTGTGCGGCCGTCCGAGAGACCTTCGAGGAGGCCGGCGTGCTGCTGGCCGGCCCGGACGCGGGGAGCATCGCCGAGCCGCGCGACTGGAGCGCCGAGCGGGCCGCCCTGGAGGCGCACGAGCTGTCCTTCGCCGACTTCCTCCGCGAGCACGGCCTGGTGCTGCGCAGCGACCTGCTGGGGGGCTGGGCCCGCTGGATCACCCCGGCGTTCGAGGAGCGCCGGTACGACACCTGGTTCTTCGTCGCGGCCCTGCCCTCGGGCCAGCGCGCCGCCCTGGAGGTCGGCGAGGCCGACCGGGTGGCCTGGATGACGCCCACCGAGGCCGTCCGGGGCTACGACGAGGGCCGGTTCGGCATGCTGCCGCCGACCGTGACGGTGCTGCGCGAGCTGTCGCCCGTCCGGACGGCCTCCGACGCGCTGGCCGCGGCCGGGCGCCGCACGCTGGATCCGGTCCTGGGCCGGGCTGAGGTCCGCGGGGACCGCATGACCGTTCGATGGCCGGGGTATGACGAGCTGACCATCGACGGGGACTTCCCCGAGGCCTGA
- a CDS encoding RidA family protein, with amino-acid sequence MSKVESKLAELGLSLPPVAAPVAAYVPALRSGEFVFTSGQLPVVGGKLPSTGKVGAEVSPEEGKELAQTCALNALAAIKSVIGDLDLIERVVKVVGFVASAPDFTGQPGVINGASELLGKVLGEAGVHARSAVGVAVLPLDAPVEVELQVRVKTA; translated from the coding sequence ATGAGCAAGGTCGAGTCGAAGCTCGCCGAGCTGGGTCTGAGCCTGCCGCCGGTGGCCGCGCCGGTCGCCGCCTACGTGCCGGCCCTGCGGTCGGGCGAGTTCGTGTTCACCTCCGGCCAGCTGCCCGTCGTCGGCGGCAAGCTGCCGAGCACCGGCAAGGTCGGCGCCGAGGTGTCCCCGGAGGAGGGCAAGGAGCTCGCGCAGACCTGCGCGCTCAACGCGCTGGCCGCGATCAAGTCGGTGATCGGCGACCTCGACCTGATCGAGCGGGTCGTGAAGGTCGTCGGCTTCGTCGCCTCCGCCCCCGACTTCACCGGCCAGCCGGGCGTGATCAACGGTGCCAGCGAGCTGCTCGGCAAGGTGCTCGGCGAGGCCGGCGTGCACGCCCGCAGCGCGGTCGGCGTCGCGGTGCTGCCGCTGGACGCCCCGGTCGAGGTCGAGCTCCAGGTGCGGGTCAAGACCGCCTGA